Part of the Methylomonas rapida genome is shown below.
TGCTGGCGCTGGACCATGAACTGGAGATCATCAGACGCACCATCGCCAAGGAGCAGGAAGCCCTGGACGTCATCAAACTGCAAAAAGAAGCAGGCCGGGCCAATGAATTGGCGGTGCAGCAATTTCAGGCGGAATTGTTGAATACCCAAGTCTCGGAAAAAAACACCCTGCAAAAAATCGCCGAAACCGAAAATCAGATCAATTACCTATTGGGCCGTTACCCGCAACCGATCGAGCGATCAACACAGATCTTTTTTTCCGAGAAAGCGCACGAACTGTCGGCCGGCGTGCCGTCGCAGTTGCTGGAAAACCGTCCGGACGTGCGTGCGGCGGAACTGCAAATCGAAGCCAGCCAATTCGATTTGAAAGCGGCCAAGGCGGCTTTTTATCCGAATGTGAACATCTCGGCGACCTTTGGCTTTCAGGCCTTCAATCCGGAGTTCTTGTTCACGACGCCAGCCTCGATTGCCTATTCGGTTTTTGGTCAGATGATCGCGCCCATCATCAACATGAAGGCCCTCGAAGCGCAGTTCAATACCGCCAAGGCCAACCAATTGAGCGCGATGTACAACTATCAAAAAACCATTTTGAACGCCTATGTCGAAGTCGCCAATCAACTCAGCAACATCAAGAATCTGCGGGAAACCAGCACGTTGAAAAAACAACAGAGCGACGCCTTGAAGCAGTCGGTCGATGTCTCCAACGAGCTGTACAAGGCCGCCAGGGCAACCTATCTGGAGGTGCTGATTGCCCAGCAAAGCGCGTTGCAGTCCAATCGGGAGTTGATCGATGTCACCAAGCAACAGCGTATCGCCAGAATCAGCCTCTATAAAGCCTTGGGCGGCGGCTGGAAATAATGACCAAGGCCCTGCGCGGTGACAGCTGGATTTGATAAACTTTCGCTCAGTTTAGGTCTTTGGCTACGTTCATGAATTTGCGTACTGTTTGGTTATTGCTTTTTGTCTGCGGTTATTGGCTGGCGTGGCCGGCATGGGCGACCGAGATTCAGGTCAGCGTCGACCGCAACCCGGTCAATCTGAGCGAATCGTTCCAAATCACCTTCAGCGCCAGCGAACAACCGGACGACAGCCCGGATTTTTCGCCGCTACGGGAAAATTTCGAAATATTGAATCAACAACGCAGCAGCAACGTGTCCTGGATCAACGGTAAAAACAGCCGCACCGAACAATGGACGCTCAACGTGATGGCCAAGCAAGCCGGCGAATTGCTGATTCCGCCGATCGCGTTCGGCGCCGATACCAGCCAACCCATCAAACTGAGGGTGACCGACGCGCCCGCAACCGCCAGCAGTAGTGAGGAGGTATTCCTGGAGGTACAAGCCAGCCCGGAAAATCCTTATGTGCAATCGCAGGTGCTGTACACTCTGAAATTATATCGCCGCGTGCAGATCACCCAGGCTAGTCTAAACGAGCCGGAAATCAAGGATGCGGTGGTCGAAAAGCTGGGCGAAGACAGCACTTACAGCACCCAAGTGAATGGCATGAATTATTGGGTCACCGAACGCAAATACGCGATTTTTCCGCAGCAAAGTGGTGTCTTCACGATTGCTCCACTGACGCTGACGGCTGAAGTCGTGGCCGCCCAGCGTCCGCGCTTCAATGGTTTTTTCAACCGCCAAATCACCGAAACTCGCCGGATATCGTCCAAAGCCATCACCTTGAATGTGCAACCGATACCGCAAGAGTATCAAGACCCGGTCTGGCTGAGCGCGGAGTCCTTGGAACTGAGCGAAAGCTGGTCGGACAATGGTCTGCAAACCAAGGTGGGCGAACCTTTGACGCGCACGCTCCGCCTGAGCGCAAAAGGCGCAACGGTTGGCCAACTGCCAGAATTGGCCGGCCAGTTGGCCATCGACGGCATCAAAACCTATCCCGACCAGCCGCTGTTGAACGAAGACAAGCAAGGCGACGGCTTAATGGCTGTGCGCGAAGAGAAAATCGCCTACATCCCCAGCAAAGCCGGTGCATACACATTGCCGGCCCTGACGATTGCCTGGTTTAACACCCTTACGCAAAAAACCGAAATCGCCCATTTACCCGAAGTGACGATCAAAGCCTTGCCCGCAGCCGGTAATGCCAGCCAGCCAGCCCTTGCAGACACGTCGACGCAACCTCGCAACCAGTCCGAGGCCTTGCCGCCAGCCGCAGCCGATCAAACCGTTTTTTGGCAGGGCTTGTCGGCATTTTTGGCTTTAGGCTGGCTGTCGACGCTGGTTTGGTGGCATGCGCGGCGGCAACGGCTACCCGCCGAAACACGGGTAGCCGCTAAAACGGCGCAAACGGACGATGGCAAGGCCTTGAAACAGGCCTGTAAAAACAATGACCCGCAGGCCGCCAAGCAAGCCTTGCTGAATTGGGGCAAGCGCCAGATTTCAGCCGACAATCTAACGGCGATTGCCCAGCAGTGCGGCGAACCGCTAAAGAACGAAATCCTGGCGTTGAATCAGCATTTGTATGCTGCCAATCCAGGGAATTGGCAGGGACAAACCTTGTGGCAAGCTTTCAATCAAGCTGACTACAGGCAAAAAGACCACTCAAGCCATGATGATGGCTTACAACCACTGTTCCGACTGTAAGAACCATCGTCCTCGGATTACCACTGCGACTCGCCGGTTTCCGGGTCATACATTTCGTGCGTGATGGTGTAACGATTGGCGATCAGTTCATCGATGCTGGGCGAATTGGTCATTGCGCGTTGTATCGCCAGTTTCATCGCTTCATAGTTGGTGCGATACAAATCCTTGCGATCCAGATTCGGGTTGGTGGCGCAAGAAGGATCTATCCACAGCATCGCGATGATGCACAGCTCATTGGCTTGCAAACGTGGAATCACACCGTCGGCGACGCTATCGATCACCGCATCCGCCACGGCGGATTGCACCGGTCCGCCCAGCAGGTTGACATAAGCCGAGGACTTGATCGTAACCTTCGGCACCATGATGGTCGCGGGCCGCACCTGTTGATTGCAGGCGCGAATCGCGAACATCCGGGTATGGCCTGCGGTTTGCCCCATCAGGTTGGCAAAGGCGATGCCAGCCGGCCCTTTGACATCGCCGATCAGGATTTCCGGCATTGCATCGGTACCTTGACCTTCGCTGGAAAATACGGTGGCTTCGCCGGTTCTGAACCAATATGAATCTGACATCGAACACTCCTATCGCGGATTGAATAAAGCCTGCATTCTATGCCGACTATCCAAGCGGCAGCAATAGCCGATGCATGCCAAGGTTTGCAAACACTATTTCGTCTTTATCTTTTCAGGAGAAAACGATGAGAACCTTGATACATGCGTTGATGCTGGCGCCTGTGCTAACCGCGTGCTCTTCAGCAACCGAAGACCAGAAAAATAACCAGAAAGCCGTTGTGGACGCGGTACAGCAACCGCTGGACAAAGCCAAAGACGTCGAACGACAGCTTTTGGATAACGCCGAAGCGCGGCGAAAACAGATGGACGATATGTAGGGGACGGGAAATCCGCGAGTTTTAAAAAGGAAACCCGCCAAGCGACCGCTTGGCGGGGAGGCTGGAGGGCCTTATTTTACGTTAGGACAATCGATGTAGTCAGGGTGCGCGGTGATGACAATCGCGACGCGATGATTCTGATTCGGCGTATTGTCCGGACCTGCCGCTTCGCCAACGGCTTTGACGGTCAATTGGTTCGGCCGCGCGCCATGCGCTATCAAGTGCTGGCTAACCGCATTGGCCCTTTTTTCAGACAATGCCTGATTTGCCGCAGGCTTGCCAACGGTATCGGTGGATGCAGTGACGGCTGCGGTCGCATCGGGATGCGATTCCAGCCAGCGGCCGATTCTATCGATGGATTTTTCCTCGACTTTAAACGGCACCGCGCTACCGGTTTTGAAGTAGGCTACGGTTTCATGAATCGCTTCGACATGGTGATGGTTTTGCGCATGCACTTCGGTTAACCATTTGCACATCTCTTTTTCGGATTCCAAACGATGATGCGCGGCTGCTCTGGCTGCCTCGATCGCTTTTTGTTTTTCGTTGATGTTCCAGTAATGGTCTTTCTCTAAATGCCCCAGGATTTCATTGGCATCTTCCAGATATTCTTCACTGACCTCTTCGTGCAGCATGGCTTGACCGTAGTGGCCGGCTCTGGAGGCATCGATTTCAGCCTTCAAATCGGATGTGTCAATTTTTGGATTGGTACACGCTGTCAAGGAGAGGGCCAAAGCCGCTAGCGGCAGGGTAATGTATTGTTTTTTCATGATGTTATCCTCGTGATTCAATTCGTCGAAACCGGCTTAGTCATCGTCGCCATCGTCCAATGGGCCATAAGTGGTCCAATAGCCAGGATAATGCAGGCCAAAGTAGCGGCTATCCTCACTGAAGCGATCCCAGATGTAGGCTGGCGCTGCAAATTCATTGGTTGGAATCGGCGATGTGATCAGTTCCGCCGTGCCGACTACCGTGCGGCTAACACCATGTACCGCGCCACGCAGTAATCCCCAGGTCATGCCGACAAAAATATTGTGGTCGTTGGAAACATTGATGATGTTTTTGGGAATTTCGATAAAACCAAATGCCATGTTCGCAAAGCCCTGGCTCACCTTGTTGCTAAAACCAGTGATATAGCTTTCTGCATGGGCGGTGGGTGCCGTCATTAGTGCGCCGGTTAGAACGCAGGCGGCTAAGAGTTTATTGTTATTCATGATTAGCTCCTTGTGTTACAGATTTAGTACCGGCCGAAACCTCGTAGGCTGGCACGAAAAAAATATGTAAATAGCATTTACACCTCGACCCTACAAGCATAGTACCGAATCGCCGTATTGGTAAGGCTGAAGTCCAACAATGCGCCTCAAGCGAGTAGTTTGTCAAATCTGATTCGCGCGAAAACAAAGCAACCCGCATTTACGTACTGAAATTTGGCAAAAATTTAGGGCTG
Proteins encoded:
- a CDS encoding TolC family protein — its product is MKPRYYYPYAVCLLALAGNGCSNLNTDLAIPDLPMPASFQDHQDKPENAPVTQIDWREYFADPNLLALIDKAVANNHDLQIALQRIETSRASVKLANAAMLPKVNLNIGGGVQKFGLYTMDGAGNASTEITPGQIVPEHLTDMFVGLQSSWEIDVWGKLKSQRNSAAATYLSSIDAANLVISNLVADVAVYYSELLALDHELEIIRRTIAKEQEALDVIKLQKEAGRANELAVQQFQAELLNTQVSEKNTLQKIAETENQINYLLGRYPQPIERSTQIFFSEKAHELSAGVPSQLLENRPDVRAAELQIEASQFDLKAAKAAFYPNVNISATFGFQAFNPEFLFTTPASIAYSVFGQMIAPIINMKALEAQFNTAKANQLSAMYNYQKTILNAYVEVANQLSNIKNLRETSTLKKQQSDALKQSVDVSNELYKAARATYLEVLIAQQSALQSNRELIDVTKQQRIARISLYKALGGGWK
- a CDS encoding BatD family protein gives rise to the protein MNLRTVWLLLFVCGYWLAWPAWATEIQVSVDRNPVNLSESFQITFSASEQPDDSPDFSPLRENFEILNQQRSSNVSWINGKNSRTEQWTLNVMAKQAGELLIPPIAFGADTSQPIKLRVTDAPATASSSEEVFLEVQASPENPYVQSQVLYTLKLYRRVQITQASLNEPEIKDAVVEKLGEDSTYSTQVNGMNYWVTERKYAIFPQQSGVFTIAPLTLTAEVVAAQRPRFNGFFNRQITETRRISSKAITLNVQPIPQEYQDPVWLSAESLELSESWSDNGLQTKVGEPLTRTLRLSAKGATVGQLPELAGQLAIDGIKTYPDQPLLNEDKQGDGLMAVREEKIAYIPSKAGAYTLPALTIAWFNTLTQKTEIAHLPEVTIKALPAAGNASQPALADTSTQPRNQSEALPPAAADQTVFWQGLSAFLALGWLSTLVWWHARRQRLPAETRVAAKTAQTDDGKALKQACKNNDPQAAKQALLNWGKRQISADNLTAIAQQCGEPLKNEILALNQHLYAANPGNWQGQTLWQAFNQADYRQKDHSSHDDGLQPLFRL
- the fae gene encoding formaldehyde-activating enzyme, encoding MSDSYWFRTGEATVFSSEGQGTDAMPEILIGDVKGPAGIAFANLMGQTAGHTRMFAIRACNQQVRPATIMVPKVTIKSSAYVNLLGGPVQSAVADAVIDSVADGVIPRLQANELCIIAMLWIDPSCATNPNLDRKDLYRTNYEAMKLAIQRAMTNSPSIDELIANRYTITHEMYDPETGESQW
- a CDS encoding OmpA family protein, coding for MKKQYITLPLAALALSLTACTNPKIDTSDLKAEIDASRAGHYGQAMLHEEVSEEYLEDANEILGHLEKDHYWNINEKQKAIEAARAAAHHRLESEKEMCKWLTEVHAQNHHHVEAIHETVAYFKTGSAVPFKVEEKSIDRIGRWLESHPDATAAVTASTDTVGKPAANQALSEKRANAVSQHLIAHGARPNQLTVKAVGEAAGPDNTPNQNHRVAIVITAHPDYIDCPNVK
- a CDS encoding exosortase system-associated protein, TIGR04073 family, translated to MNNNKLLAACVLTGALMTAPTAHAESYITGFSNKVSQGFANMAFGFIEIPKNIINVSNDHNIFVGMTWGLLRGAVHGVSRTVVGTAELITSPIPTNEFAAPAYIWDRFSEDSRYFGLHYPGYWTTYGPLDDGDDD